A single region of the Rattus rattus isolate New Zealand chromosome 8, Rrattus_CSIRO_v1, whole genome shotgun sequence genome encodes:
- the Oaz2 gene encoding LOW QUALITY PROTEIN: ornithine decarboxylase antizyme 2 (The sequence of the model RefSeq protein was modified relative to this genomic sequence to represent the inferred CDS: deleted 1 base in 1 codon) — MINTQDSSILPLSNCPQLQCCRHIVPGPLWCSDAPHPLSKIPGGRGGGRDPSLSALIYKDEKLTVTQDLPVSDGKPHIVHFQYEVTEVKVSSWDAVLSSQSLFVEIPDGLLADGSKEGLLALLEFAEEKMKVNYVFICFRKGREDRAPLLKTFSFLGFEIVRPGHPCVPSRPDVMFMVYPLDQNLSDED, encoded by the exons TAGTATTTTGCCTTTGAGTAACTGTCCCCAGCTCCAGTGCTGCAGGCACATTGTTCCAGGGCCTCTGTGGTGCTCC GATGCCCCTCACCCACTGTCGAAGATCCCCGGTGGGCGAGGGGGCGGCAGGGATCCTTCTCTCTCAGCTCTAATATATAAG GACGAGAAGCTCACTGTTACCCAGGACCTCCCCGTGAGCGATGGAAAACCTCACATTGTGCACTTCCAGTATGAGGTCACCGAGGTGAAGGTGTCTTCCTGGGATGCAGTCCTGTCCAGCCAGAGCCTGTTTGTAGAAATCCCAGATGGATTATTAGCTGATGGGAGCAAAGAAGG ATTATTAGCACTGCTAGAGTTTGCTGAGGAGAAGATGAAAGTGAACTACGTCTTCATCTGCTTCAGGAAGGGCCGGGAAGACAGAG CTCCACTCCTGAAGACGTTCAGCTTCTTGGGCTTTGAGATTGTGCGTCCAGGTCATCCCTGTGTCCCCTCTCGGCCAGATGTGATGTTTATGGTTTACCCCCTGGACCAGAACTTGTCTGATGAGGACTAA